A section of the Oryzias latipes chromosome 8, ASM223467v1 genome encodes:
- the notum gene encoding palmitoleoyl-protein carboxylesterase NOTUM, whose translation MRATRMVSSVLLLVLMQSGALCARRFRGGRNPQPRRAPPSPTHRADRGDTTESFPLDFTAVEENMDNFMTQVKNLAQSLYPCSAQKLDNDMKLNFLKNTSVTCNDGSPAGYYLKESRGSRRWLIFLEGGWYCFNKENCDTRYETMRRFMSSSKWPHTKTGTGILSPLPEENPHWWNANMVFIPYCSSDVWSGATAKTEQNFYAFMGSLIIQEVVKDLLNKGLDNAKVLLLAGSSAGGTGVLLNVDGVAELLEGLGHTGIQVRGLSDSGWFLDNKQYQCTDCGDTASCAPTETIKRGFKYWGAVVPERCRQTHEGEEWNCFFGYRVFPSIKSPVFVVQWLFDEAQLTVDNIQLTGQPVQEGQWRYIQNLGTELRNTLKDVPAMFAPACLSHEVITRNYWIDVQVKGTSLPRALHCWDRSLQDNRNNKAPPKACPVHLIDSCPWPHCNPTCPTIRDQFTGQEMNVFQFLMHMGFDVQKMAQQQGMDPSKLLGMLSSGS comes from the exons tttcatctgttcttctgctggTGCTGATGCAGTCCGGCGCTCTGTGCGCACGGCGGTTCCGGGGTGGCCGCAACCCACAACCAAGGCGCGCACCCCCTTCTCCCACTCATCGAGCGGACCGGGGCGACACCACGGAAAGCTTCCCGTTGGATTTCACGGCAGTGGAGGAAAACATGGATAACTTCATGACACAAGTGAAAAACCTCGCGCAGTCGCTCTATCCGTGCTCCGCGCAAAAGCTTGACAACGACATGAAGCTGAACTTTTTGAAGAACACATCTGTCACCTGCAACGACGGTAGTCCTGCGGG ATACTACCTGAAAGAGTCTCGGGGAAGCAGACGGTGGCTTATATTCCTTGAAG GCGGCTGGTACTGTTTCAACAAGGAAAACTGCGACACTCGATACGAGACCATGAGGAGGTTTATGAGCTCATCCAAGTggccacacacaaaaacag GCACAGGGATCCTGTCGCCACTGCCTGAGGAAAACCCTCATTGGTGGAATGCAAACATGGT ATTCATTCCATACTGCTCCAGTGACGTGTGGAGCGGCGCTACAGCAAAAACAGAGCAAA ATTTTTATGCCTTCATGGGCTCACTGATCATTCAGGAGGTTGTGAAAGATCTTCTGAACAAAGGTCTGGATAACGCCAAAGTCCTCCTATTAGCAGGAAGCAG TGCTGGCGGCACAGGGGTTCTGCTGAATGTGGATGGCGTCGCTGAGCTGCTGGAGGGTTTGGGCCACACGGGGATCCAAGTGCGAGGCCTCTCTGATTCTGGCTGGTTCCTGGACAACAAGCAGTACCAGTGCACAGACTGTGGAGACACTGCCTCCTGCGCCCCCACCGAGACCATCAAAAGAGGCTTTAA ATACTGGGGAGCAGTGGTGCCAGAGAGGTGCAGACAAACCCACGAAGGAGAAGAATGGAACTGCTTCTTTGGATATAGAGTCTTCCCTTCAATTAAAA GCCCAGTGTTTGTGGTTCAGTGGCTCTTTGATGAGGCCCAGTTGACTGTCGACAATATCCAGCTGACAGGGCAACCTGTGCAGGAGGGCCAGTGGCGCTACATCCAGAATCTAGGCACTGAGCTGAGAAACACACTGAAGGATGTCCC GGCCATGTTTGCTCCAGCATGCCTGTCCCATGAAGTTATCACCAGAAA CTACTGGATCGATGTGCAGGTTAAAGGCACTTCATTACCCAGAGCCCTTCACTGCTGGGACCGCAGCCTCCAGGACAACAGGAACAACAAGGCTCCACCCAAAGCCTGCCCAGTACATCTGATCGACAGCTGCCCATGGCCTCACTGCAACCCCACCTGCCCCACAATCCGAGACCAGTTCACAGGGCAAGAGATGAACGTTTTTCAGTTCCTCATGCACATGGGCTTTGATGTGCAAAAGATGGCCCAGCAGCAGGGCATGGACCCCAGTAAACTACTGGGCATGCTCAGTAGCGGCAGCTAA
- the myadml2 gene encoding myeloid-associated differentiation marker-like protein 2, producing the protein MDPHGGHYLNKDAVLSPLGAARMCQLLLGCTIMALVSHGAGYSASYGTFCMFVWCFCFAVTLVVFTLDITRLHNCMPISWDNFTVAFAMLATLMYITASVVYPVYFLQVEWPDEEWEVQIYRIAVTVCSSICCFPYGVEVFLTQAKPGAVVGYMATVSGLLKVVQAFVACIIFGALANDSEYNNYIATQYCVVVYSLCFSITVIVIVLTVSGRTSALRFPFDRFVVVYTFFAMILYLSTALIWPIFSFDKKYGTTTRPEDCPRGECPWDSKLVVAVFTSVNLILYFVDLLYSQRIRFISSSAA; encoded by the coding sequence ATGGATCCTCATGGAGGACATTACCTCAACAAAGACGCTGTGCTGTCACCTTTGGGAGCAGCCCGAATGTGTCAACTACTTCTTGGCTGCACCATAATGGCCCTTGTGTCCCACGGCGCGGGCTACAGTGCCAGCTATGGAACCTTCTGCATGTTTGTCTGGTGCTTCTGCTTTGCAGTCACGCTGGTTGTATTCACCCTGGACATCACCCGTCTCCACAACTGTATGCCGATCTCCTGGGATAACTTCACAGTGGCTTTTGCCATGCTAGCAACACTCATGTACATCACCGCCTCAGTTGTCTACCCAGTCTACTTCCTCCAAGTTGAGTGGCCCGATGAAGAATGGGAGGTCCAAATCTATCGCATCGCAGTCACGGTTTGTTCCAGCATCTGCTGCTTTCCGTACGGCGTGGAGGTTTTCCTGACGCAAGCAAAACCTGGAGCTGTGGTGGGCTACATGGCCACTGTGTCTGGTCTGCTGAAGGTGGTACAGGCTTTTGTGGCCTGCATTATTTTTGGGGCCCTGGCCAACGATAGTGAATACAACAACTACATTGCCACGCAGTACTGTGTGGTTGTGTACAGTCTGTGTTTCTCCATCACCGTGATAGTGATTGTACTGACAGTGTCCGGTAGAACCTCTGCCTTAAGGTTCCCATTTGACCGGTTTGTGGTGGTGTACACCTTCTTTGCCATGATCCTCTACCTCAGTACTGCACTGATCTGGCCCATCTTCAGCTTTGATAAGAAGTATGGCACTACCACTCGACCTGAGGACTGCCCACGTGGAGAGTGCCCCTGGGACAGTAAACTAGTGGTGGCAGTTTTTACCAGTGTCAACCTCATTTTATACTTTGTTGACCTTCTTTACTCACAGAGGATTCGCTTCATCTCCAGTTCTGCTGCGTGA